In a genomic window of Candidatus Avedoeria danica:
- a CDS encoding adenylate/guanylate cyclase domain-containing protein, with the protein MSSHPTEALTFLFTDIEGSTARWEAHREAMSMALARHDAIVRSAIESHGGHVFKTVGDAFYGAFPAAPAALAAAVEAQRALYAEDWGAVDPDFADLRVRMGVHRGLAEARGGDYFGPALNRTARLASAGHGGQILLSQAAAQAVRGDLPAGQTLRDLGEHRLKDLRHSEHISQVVVEGLPTSCAR; encoded by the coding sequence ATGAGCAGCCACCCGACCGAGGCTCTCACCTTCCTGTTCACCGACATCGAAGGCTCGACGGCCCGCTGGGAGGCGCACCGCGAGGCCATGTCGATGGCCCTCGCGCGCCACGACGCCATCGTGCGATCCGCCATCGAGTCCCACGGCGGGCACGTTTTCAAGACGGTGGGCGACGCCTTCTACGGGGCGTTCCCTGCCGCCCCCGCCGCCCTCGCCGCGGCGGTGGAGGCGCAGCGCGCGCTGTACGCCGAGGATTGGGGGGCCGTCGATCCCGACTTCGCCGATCTGCGCGTGCGCATGGGGGTTCATCGGGGACTCGCCGAGGCCCGGGGCGGCGACTACTTCGGCCCGGCGCTCAACCGCACGGCGCGCCTCGCGTCGGCCGGACACGGCGGCCAGATCCTGCTGTCGCAGGCGGCGGCGCAGGCGGTGCGCGGCGACCTGCCGGCGGGCCAGACGCTGCGCGATCTGGGCGAGCACCGGCTCAAGGATCTGCGGCACTCGGAGCACATCAGCCAGGTCGTCGTCGAGGGCCTCCCGACGTCGTGCGCTCGGTGA
- a CDS encoding c-type cytochrome, giving the protein MGGFIRGLLKFIVGVAVILGVAYGAIYMLTQRRLATTYAIEVAPVTVPTDAEAIAHGGHVFVTRACAECHGTDASGAMIVDDPLLGTAMGPNLTSGKGGLGGTLTDADYVRAVRHGVGTDGKGLVVMPSAEYAMMADSDLLPLIAYLKQVPPVDHEVPDVKFRPLGQLLVIKGDFAPDAEDIDHTATVPDAPSMGETAEYGAYLANTCRGCHGPTLSGGKIASAPPDWPPAQNLTPDTATGLGQWTESDFFKAIREQTRPDGTKLNPVMPAVQFARMTDSELKALWAYLVTVEAKAEGNH; this is encoded by the coding sequence ATGGGGGGCTTCATTCGGGGCCTGCTGAAGTTCATTGTCGGCGTCGCCGTCATCCTCGGGGTCGCGTACGGGGCGATCTACATGCTCACCCAGCGCCGACTCGCCACGACGTACGCCATCGAGGTCGCGCCCGTCACCGTGCCGACCGACGCCGAGGCGATCGCCCACGGCGGGCACGTCTTCGTGACCCGCGCCTGCGCGGAGTGCCACGGCACGGATGCCTCGGGCGCCATGATCGTCGATGACCCGCTGCTCGGGACGGCGATGGGCCCCAACCTGACGAGCGGCAAGGGCGGCCTCGGCGGCACGCTGACGGACGCCGACTACGTGCGCGCCGTGCGCCACGGCGTCGGCACGGACGGCAAGGGGCTCGTCGTGATGCCGTCCGCGGAGTACGCGATGATGGCCGACAGCGACCTCCTGCCGCTCATCGCCTACCTCAAGCAGGTGCCGCCCGTCGATCATGAGGTGCCGGACGTGAAGTTTCGCCCGCTCGGCCAGCTGCTCGTCATCAAGGGCGACTTCGCCCCGGACGCCGAGGACATCGACCACACCGCGACCGTGCCGGACGCGCCGTCGATGGGCGAGACGGCCGAGTACGGTGCGTACCTGGCGAACACGTGCAGGGGCTGCCACGGCCCGACGCTCTCCGGCGGCAAGATCGCCAGTGCTCCGCCCGATTGGCCGCCGGCCCAGAACCTGACGCCCGACACCGCCACCGGTCTCGGCCAGTGGACGGAGTCCGACTTCTTCAAGGCGATCCGCGAGCAGACCCGGCCCGACGGCACGAAGCTCAACCCGGTCATGCCCGCCGTGCAGTTCGCCCGCATGACGGACAGCGAGCTCAAGGCGCTGTGGGCGTATTTGGTGACGGTGGAGGCCAAAGCCGAAGGCAACCACTGA
- a CDS encoding isoprenylcysteine carboxylmethyltransferase family protein, with translation MATDPASTSAPIPRSIARRSVLYYFAALLLLGGMFFLPAGTLDYWQAWLYLAILFGLMAVLGTHDPLRAGRPRAPPPHARDRDVAAADHPIRPRALPSSPSLIPGLDRRYGWSTVPPAVVVAADIVIVAGYLLFARVLLANRFASRVIEVAPEQTLATTGPYAVVRHPMYVAMLAIWLASPIALGSWWSFLPMLGILPVIVLRIRNEEGVLARDLAGYRDYMAGVRYRLLPGVW, from the coding sequence GTGGCGACAGATCCCGCCAGCACGTCTGCGCCGATACCGCGCTCCATCGCACGCCGTTCCGTGCTGTACTACTTCGCGGCGCTGCTCCTCCTGGGCGGCATGTTCTTCCTCCCGGCCGGCACGCTCGACTACTGGCAGGCCTGGTTGTACCTGGCCATCCTGTTCGGCCTCATGGCCGTTCTGGGCACTCACGATCCGCTACGAGCCGGCCGTCCTCGAGCGCCGCCTCCGCACGCGCGAGACCGAGATGTCGCAGCAGCGGATCATCCGATTCGCCCTCGTGCTCTACCCTCGTCGCCTTCCCTGATCCCCGGCCTCGATCGACGCTACGGCTGGTCGACCGTCCCGCCGGCCGTCGTCGTGGCGGCCGACATCGTCATCGTCGCGGGCTATCTCCTGTTCGCGCGCGTCCTGCTGGCCAACCGCTTCGCGTCGCGCGTGATCGAGGTGGCGCCGGAGCAGACGCTGGCCACCACCGGGCCGTACGCCGTCGTGCGGCACCCGATGTACGTCGCCATGCTGGCGATTTGGCTCGCGTCGCCGATCGCCCTCGGCTCGTGGTGGTCGTTCCTGCCCATGCTCGGCATCCTGCCCGTGATCGTGCTGCGGATCCGCAACGAGGAGGGCGTGCTCGCACGCGACCTCGCGGGCTACCGCGACTACATGGCAGGCGTCCGCTACCGGCTGCTGCCGGGCGTCTGGTGA
- a CDS encoding S-adenosylmethionine synthetase, translating into MASTRMASTRNPIVVEPCEVLEPMRLLVGDRATTDVGGRHFDVAAIATAAARGWIGAHLRYVDPERHFVVESTLKPGSVELTDLFGRETIGANDTSAAMGYAPLSETERLVIAAERYLNGSTFQAAFPEAGQDIKVMACRTDATLGLTVALAFVDRFVQSAAAYFERKEAIRRDLQAHLSAQLEHLDAVTVDLNTLDDPTRGEGGMYLTVLGTSAEGGDCGQVGRGNRVNGVIPLNRPIGSEAAAGKNPVRHVGKIYTLLTHHIADRIQREVPGIDEVYVWLCSQIGRPIDDPWLASAQVRPAAGADVRELSPAVERVFARELAAIGGFTERLTRGELPVW; encoded by the coding sequence ATGGCATCCACCCGGATGGCATCCACCCGCAATCCGATCGTCGTCGAGCCCTGCGAGGTGCTCGAGCCGATGCGCCTGCTCGTCGGCGACCGGGCGACGACGGACGTCGGCGGCCGGCACTTCGACGTCGCCGCGATCGCGACGGCCGCGGCGCGCGGCTGGATCGGCGCGCACCTGCGGTACGTCGATCCCGAGCGCCACTTCGTCGTCGAGAGCACGCTGAAGCCGGGGTCCGTCGAGCTCACGGACCTGTTCGGCCGCGAAACGATCGGCGCGAACGACACCTCGGCTGCGATGGGCTACGCGCCGCTGTCCGAGACCGAGCGCCTTGTCATCGCCGCCGAGCGCTACTTGAACGGTTCGACGTTCCAAGCAGCGTTCCCGGAAGCCGGCCAGGACATCAAGGTCATGGCTTGCCGCACCGACGCCACGCTCGGCCTGACCGTCGCGCTGGCGTTCGTCGACCGGTTCGTGCAGTCGGCGGCGGCCTACTTCGAGCGCAAGGAGGCGATCCGCCGCGACCTGCAGGCCCATTTGTCCGCCCAGCTGGAGCACCTCGACGCCGTCACGGTCGACCTGAACACACTGGACGATCCGACGCGCGGCGAAGGCGGGATGTACCTGACCGTCCTCGGCACGTCCGCCGAAGGCGGCGACTGCGGCCAGGTCGGCCGCGGCAACCGCGTGAACGGCGTGATCCCGCTGAACCGCCCGATCGGCTCGGAGGCGGCGGCCGGCAAGAACCCGGTGCGCCACGTCGGCAAGATCTACACGCTCCTCACCCACCACATCGCCGACCGCATCCAGCGCGAGGTGCCCGGCATCGACGAGGTCTACGTCTGGCTGTGCAGCCAGATCGGCCGCCCGATCGACGACCCATGGCTGGCGTCGGCGCAGGTCCGCCCGGCGGCGGGCGCGGACGTGCGCGAGCTGTCGCCGGCCGTCGAGCGGGTGTTTGCGCGCGAGCTGGCGGCCATCGGGGGGTTCACGGAGCGGTTGACGCGGGGGGAGCTGCCGGTGTGGTGA
- a CDS encoding RNA polymerase sigma factor: MTDAPPTAQRPYPPEVARVAGATFATATRTLTFNALVADAGEAVARFLYGMTGDRATAEDLAQETFLLAWTHIDELREPTAARSWLFAIAANTARRHLRRAHRFGWLPLEALPLAAPRLAVDGRDDLPDDGVALERALGHLSVDDRAVLLLVGAHDLSIGEAAEALGISPAAAKKRWQRACARFRDAMPEGRV, translated from the coding sequence ATGACCGACGCCCCACCGACCGCCCAACGCCCGTACCCGCCTGAAGTCGCCCGTGTGGCCGGAGCAACGTTTGCCACGGCCACACGCACGTTGACGTTCAACGCCCTCGTCGCCGACGCCGGCGAGGCCGTCGCCCGCTTCCTGTACGGCATGACCGGCGACCGGGCCACCGCCGAGGATCTGGCCCAGGAGACATTCCTGCTTGCCTGGACGCACATCGATGAGCTGCGAGAGCCTACGGCCGCCCGCAGCTGGCTCTTCGCCATCGCCGCCAACACCGCCCGCCGCCACCTCCGCCGCGCCCACCGCTTCGGCTGGCTGCCGCTGGAGGCGCTGCCGCTCGCGGCCCCCCGCCTTGCCGTCGACGGCCGCGATGACCTGCCGGACGACGGCGTTGCGCTCGAACGGGCGTTGGGTCACCTCAGTGTCGACGACCGCGCGGTCCTGCTGTTGGTGGGGGCGCACGACCTGTCGATCGGCGAAGCCGCCGAGGCGCTTGGGATCTCGCCGGCCGCCGCGAAGAAACGCTGGCAGCGGGCATGCGCGCGGTTTCGCGATGCGATGCCGGAAGGGAGGGTATGA
- a CDS encoding VOC family protein, with product MIRDLDMVMLFAADVDRAVAWYTDVLGLTLRARHGDFAVFETGGAPLALHGGDPAAAASHSASATPVLRVDDYPAAKAALQAKGCIFTFENTTPGAVFGSFNDSEGNALQIIQRTAGAIGNNG from the coding sequence ATGATCCGCGATCTAGACATGGTCATGCTCTTCGCCGCCGACGTCGACCGCGCCGTCGCGTGGTACACCGACGTCCTCGGCCTCACCCTCCGCGCCCGCCACGGCGACTTCGCCGTCTTCGAGACCGGCGGCGCCCCCCTCGCCCTCCACGGCGGCGACCCCGCGGCCGCCGCGTCGCATTCCGCCAGCGCCACGCCCGTCCTGCGCGTCGACGACTACCCCGCCGCCAAGGCCGCGCTCCAGGCCAAAGGCTGCATCTTCACGTTCGAGAACACGACGCCGGGTGCGGTCTTCGGTTCGTTCAACGACTCGGAGGGCAACGCGCTGCAGATCATCCAGCGGACGGCTGGGGCGATCGGGAACAACGGCTGA
- a CDS encoding CRTAC1 family protein, with product MGVAAADYDNDGHVDLYVAAFGPDHLLRNQGDGTFADVSAGAGITETQWSSSAAWLDYDRDGWLDLYVARYIAWRPDVPCQDRDGNADYCGPAAFGDVRDMLWHNEGGARFTDASARAGIDRVAYAGLGVTVDDFDDDGWPDLFVANDGDPNILWRNRGDGTFDNVALAWGAAYNLTGEAEAGMGVVADDLTGDGRTDAVVTHLHAETNTFYARRTAGAGFDDLTLPSGLGLPSYPLTGFGIAAFDAELDGDLDIVVANGRVHRSLPALPGAAPAGPWAALAEPKLLQLNDGVGNFETVGSSNGSNGSNGSNRSQATTSAAPCGLCADTDISRGLAAGDLDADGDLDIVVANVESPARLYDNRAPRQGHWLAVRAVDPRLQRDAIGARLFLDAGGRRQRRFIRTSGSYQSSVPAIAHFGLGTATSVDRVAVRWPDGLEESFGIDCVDCAVELRRGEGVAAP from the coding sequence ATGGGCGTCGCGGCCGCCGACTACGACAACGACGGCCACGTCGACCTCTACGTCGCCGCGTTCGGCCCCGACCACCTGCTGCGCAACCAGGGCGACGGCACGTTTGCCGACGTCTCGGCCGGCGCCGGCATCACGGAGACCCAGTGGTCGTCGTCGGCCGCGTGGCTGGACTACGACCGCGACGGCTGGCTGGACCTCTACGTCGCCCGCTACATCGCCTGGCGCCCCGACGTCCCGTGCCAGGACCGCGACGGCAACGCCGACTACTGCGGCCCGGCGGCCTTCGGCGACGTCCGCGACATGCTCTGGCACAACGAGGGCGGCGCGCGCTTCACGGACGCCTCGGCCCGCGCCGGCATCGACCGCGTCGCGTACGCCGGGCTCGGCGTGACGGTCGACGACTTCGACGACGACGGCTGGCCGGACCTCTTCGTGGCCAACGACGGCGACCCGAACATCCTGTGGCGCAACCGCGGCGACGGGACGTTCGACAACGTCGCGCTCGCCTGGGGCGCCGCGTACAACCTCACCGGCGAGGCCGAGGCCGGCATGGGCGTCGTCGCGGACGATCTGACGGGCGACGGGCGGACCGACGCCGTCGTGACGCACCTCCACGCCGAGACGAACACGTTCTACGCCCGCCGCACCGCCGGCGCCGGCTTCGACGACCTCACCCTGCCCAGCGGCCTCGGCCTCCCGAGCTACCCGCTCACCGGCTTCGGCATCGCCGCCTTCGACGCCGAGCTGGACGGCGACCTTGACATCGTCGTCGCCAACGGCCGCGTCCACCGCAGCCTGCCCGCGCTGCCGGGCGCCGCGCCGGCCGGACCGTGGGCCGCCCTCGCCGAGCCGAAGCTTCTTCAGCTGAACGACGGCGTCGGCAACTTCGAGACGGTGGGTTCATCCAATGGGTCCAATGGGTCCAATGGGTCCAATAGGTCCCAAGCCACCACTTCCGCCGCCCCCTGCGGCCTATGCGCCGACACCGACATCTCCCGCGGCCTGGCCGCCGGCGACCTCGACGCCGACGGCGACCTCGACATCGTCGTCGCCAACGTCGAGTCGCCCGCCCGCCTGTATGACAACCGAGCCCCCCGCCAAGGCCACTGGCTCGCCGTCCGCGCCGTCGATCCGCGCTTGCAGCGCGATGCGATCGGGGCGCGGCTGTTCCTCGACGCCGGCGGGCGGCGGCAGCGCCGCTTCATCCGGACGAGCGGCAGCTACCAGTCGAGCGTGCCCGCCATCGCCCACTTCGGCCTCGGCACCGCGACGTCCGTCGATCGCGTCGCCGTCCGCTGGCCGGACGGGTTGGAGGAGTCGTTCGGGATCGACTGCGTCGACTGCGCCGTCGAGCTACGGCGCGGCGAAGGGGTGGCGGCGCCGTAG
- a CDS encoding tetratricopeptide repeat protein gives MRRRGDDAGPVNGAALALLAAGTAAVVEAAFGIETVVTQLIFWVLAGLVVALTLGDVAEPAAAAATAGRRAAGRTAASGDRGHDRGAGAEIRVGLRWSPGGAALGLIAAGAMSVALYDLLLPGAVPLTHTRLVLGLLIAAGFGAMLLAVVDTRESVGAYVLFALTLTALFTFLRSLIVLGAGPTAAYPVRIVPTTLWLVLILWLIVLAIGAGIFLRAASSERAPFWIGPPGITYPIAGVGAVVVIMLLAIQPVQGDLLFQAGYDDFRIALSGDQEQRFQSGTQRFNQAVALQRRDDIMFLKWSELYAQLGEVAGQTGQAETLATAMNTAQNLLGRAETINPAMIFHVFNRGHVQLLAAQLMGASGDPATASVAMAAAQNAELALQQSFDILSYDPQVANELATAKLLQGKLPEGLALLEYSRDTLDPDNPSTYGLLSEAYKRSGDTAKADEALKRAAELGGAGAGGAGGDASILLREGDEAREAGDLSTAIVRYEKAIEILGQRVDWRVLYNLGQLHRESGNTQSAVQALQGAMQLAPPEAQEQVQQALIDALQGTGTGPPPEFGQPMEPSERPTVVP, from the coding sequence TTGCGGCGTCGGGGCGACGATGCGGGTCCGGTCAACGGCGCCGCGCTGGCGCTGCTGGCCGCGGGCACGGCGGCCGTCGTCGAGGCGGCATTCGGGATCGAGACCGTCGTCACGCAGCTGATCTTCTGGGTGCTGGCCGGCCTCGTCGTCGCGCTGACGCTCGGCGATGTGGCCGAACCGGCCGCGGCGGCAGCCACGGCGGGCCGCCGCGCGGCCGGTCGCACGGCGGCGTCGGGCGACCGTGGCCACGATCGGGGCGCCGGGGCCGAGATCCGCGTCGGCCTGCGCTGGTCGCCGGGCGGCGCGGCGCTGGGCCTGATCGCCGCGGGGGCGATGAGCGTCGCCTTGTACGACCTCCTCCTGCCCGGCGCCGTGCCGCTGACGCACACACGCCTCGTGCTCGGCCTGCTGATCGCCGCCGGCTTCGGCGCGATGCTGCTGGCGGTCGTCGACACGCGCGAGAGCGTCGGCGCCTACGTGCTCTTCGCCCTGACGCTCACGGCGCTCTTCACGTTCCTGCGCAGCCTGATCGTCCTCGGCGCCGGTCCGACGGCCGCCTATCCGGTGCGGATCGTGCCGACGACGCTCTGGCTGGTGCTCATCCTGTGGCTGATCGTGCTGGCGATCGGCGCCGGGATCTTCCTCCGCGCGGCGTCGAGTGAGCGCGCGCCCTTCTGGATCGGCCCGCCGGGCATCACCTACCCGATCGCGGGGGTGGGCGCCGTCGTCGTCATCATGCTCCTCGCGATCCAACCCGTGCAGGGCGATCTCCTGTTCCAGGCCGGCTACGACGACTTCCGGATCGCGTTGTCCGGCGATCAGGAGCAGCGATTCCAGTCCGGCACGCAGCGGTTCAACCAGGCGGTCGCGCTGCAGCGGCGGGACGACATCATGTTCCTGAAGTGGTCCGAGCTCTACGCCCAGCTCGGCGAGGTTGCCGGCCAGACCGGCCAGGCGGAGACGCTGGCCACGGCGATGAACACCGCCCAGAACCTGCTTGGCCGGGCCGAGACGATCAACCCGGCGATGATCTTCCACGTCTTCAACCGTGGCCACGTCCAGCTCTTGGCCGCGCAGCTCATGGGTGCCAGCGGCGACCCGGCCACGGCCTCGGTGGCGATGGCCGCGGCGCAGAACGCCGAGCTCGCGCTGCAGCAGTCCTTCGACATCCTCAGCTACGACCCGCAGGTGGCCAACGAGCTCGCGACGGCGAAGCTCCTGCAGGGCAAGCTGCCCGAAGGGCTGGCCCTACTGGAGTACTCGCGCGACACGCTCGACCCCGACAACCCGTCGACATACGGCCTGCTTTCGGAGGCCTACAAGCGGTCCGGCGACACCGCCAAGGCGGACGAGGCGCTCAAGCGCGCCGCCGAGCTGGGCGGCGCCGGTGCCGGCGGCGCCGGGGGCGACGCGAGCATCCTTCTGCGGGAAGGCGACGAGGCCCGCGAGGCCGGCGACCTCTCGACGGCGATCGTTCGCTACGAGAAGGCCATCGAGATCCTCGGCCAGCGCGTGGACTGGCGCGTCCTCTACAACCTGGGCCAGCTCCACCGCGAGAGCGGCAACACGCAGAGCGCCGTCCAGGCGCTGCAAGGCGCCATGCAGCTCGCGCCGCCCGAGGCACAGGAACAGGTGCAGCAGGCGCTGATCGACGCACTGCAGGGCACCGGCACCGGACCGCCACCGGAGTTCGGCCAGCCGATGGAGCCGTCCGAGCGGCCGACGGTGGTGCCGTAG
- a CDS encoding nucleotide exchange factor GrpE — protein MPRDPQGDASASPTPGDGTDGRRDTVPSVDVPGGDVDAADLADDFARELAEARRAADENHDHYLRAVAEMQNVKRRHEERLKLIVEQQRRDLLLRFLDVADNLERALANAGAGGEALVAGVDATYRELERLLEREGVERVAADGAPFDPMIHEATGVVPVAGLKAEQVVAVERNGYTVRGELLRPARVVVGQPGGHING, from the coding sequence GTGCCGCGCGATCCGCAGGGTGACGCTTCGGCGTCACCCACCCCGGGCGATGGCACCGACGGCCGTCGCGACACCGTGCCGTCGGTCGACGTGCCCGGCGGCGATGTCGACGCTGCCGATCTGGCCGACGACTTCGCCCGGGAGCTCGCCGAGGCGCGCCGCGCGGCCGACGAGAACCATGACCACTACCTGCGCGCCGTGGCGGAGATGCAGAACGTCAAGCGGCGCCACGAGGAGCGGCTGAAGTTGATCGTCGAGCAGCAGCGCCGCGACCTCCTGCTGCGCTTCCTGGACGTCGCCGACAACCTCGAGCGGGCTCTGGCGAACGCCGGCGCCGGCGGCGAAGCACTCGTCGCCGGCGTCGACGCGACCTATCGCGAACTGGAGCGTCTGCTGGAGCGCGAGGGCGTCGAGCGCGTGGCGGCCGACGGCGCACCGTTCGATCCGATGATCCACGAGGCGACCGGCGTCGTACCGGTGGCGGGGCTCAAGGCGGAGCAGGTGGTCGCGGTGGAGCGCAACGGGTATACGGTGCGCGGGGAGCTGCTGCGGCCGGCGCGGGTGGTGGTGGGGCAGCCGGGGGGGCACATCAACGGCTGA
- a CDS encoding Hsp70 family protein — MTPLIERNTTIPTERKETFSTAEDSQTAVDIHVLQGERPLARDNMTLGRFRLEGIPPAPRGVPQVEVTFDLDANGILNVKARDMATGREQQIRITASTNLSKEDVTRLVKEAEASRADDEKARARIELRNRADSLAYQGEKLVRDAGEADAAAREAVEREVKAVREALESDEAERIEAAAAALEAAMQTLGQAMHAQQAAAGASPDGSDDGATETQPVDDDVVEGEFREA, encoded by the coding sequence ATGACGCCGCTCATCGAGCGGAACACGACGATCCCGACGGAGCGCAAGGAGACGTTCTCCACCGCCGAGGACAGCCAGACGGCCGTCGACATCCACGTCCTGCAGGGCGAGCGCCCGCTTGCGCGCGACAACATGACGCTCGGCCGCTTCCGGCTCGAGGGCATCCCGCCGGCCCCGCGCGGCGTGCCGCAGGTGGAGGTGACGTTCGATCTCGACGCGAACGGCATCCTGAACGTCAAGGCGCGCGACATGGCCACCGGCCGTGAACAGCAGATCCGGATCACGGCGAGCACGAACCTCTCAAAGGAAGACGTCACACGGCTCGTCAAGGAAGCCGAGGCCAGCAGGGCCGACGACGAGAAGGCGCGCGCCCGGATCGAGCTGCGCAACCGCGCCGACAGCTTGGCCTACCAGGGCGAGAAGCTGGTGCGCGACGCCGGAGAAGCCGACGCTGCCGCCCGCGAAGCGGTCGAACGCGAGGTGAAGGCCGTGCGCGAGGCGCTCGAGTCCGACGAGGCCGAGCGGATCGAGGCCGCGGCTGCAGCGCTCGAGGCGGCCATGCAAACCCTCGGCCAGGCGATGCATGCGCAGCAGGCGGCTGCCGGCGCATCGCCCGATGGCAGCGACGATGGCGCCACCGAGACACAGCCCGTGGACGACGATGTCGTCGAGGGCGAGTTCCGCGAGGCGTAG
- a CDS encoding LysM peptidoglycan-binding domain-containing protein yields MTWAGTTRAGTTATTSPTGTAATSTPAGTAAGTRRPTTTTAAWPATATAFGTAIRSTASPTAGTTAWAIAHANGIVNVNYIRAGQTLTIPGHGW; encoded by the coding sequence ATGACATGGGCGGGAACGACAAGGGCTGGGACGACGGCTACGACAAGCCCAACTGGAACGGCGGCTACGAGCACGCCGGCTGGGACGGCGGCTGGGACAAGAAGGCCGACTACAACTACGGCGGCATGGCCGGCAACCGCTACTGCGTTCGGCACGGCGATACGCTCTACAGCATCGCCAACCGCTGGCACGACGGCCTGGGCCATCGCCCATGCGAACGGCATCGTGAACGTGAACTACATCCGCGCCGGTCAGACGCTCACGATTCCGGGGCACGGCTGGTAG
- the pyrE gene encoding orotate phosphoribosyltransferase, with protein MIDPRHLAEEAATPGDCAALAEQLHRIGAVQFGTFTLKSGASSPVYCDLRLLVSDACVLAAAAEHYAALLAPLTYDRIAAIPYAGLPIGAAVSLRLNRPLIFPRKEVKAYGRGRVIEGAFAAGETAVVVDDLVSSGLSKIEAIAPLAEAGLIVRDIVVLIDRRGADATDLAAAGFRLHAAFTLPEIAAALAEHGRISPEERAAIDRYLAADRPVA; from the coding sequence ATGATCGACCCCCGCCACTTGGCCGAGGAGGCTGCGACGCCCGGCGACTGCGCCGCGCTGGCCGAACAGCTGCACCGGATCGGCGCCGTCCAGTTCGGTACGTTCACGCTCAAGAGTGGGGCGTCGTCGCCGGTGTACTGCGACCTGCGCCTGCTCGTCAGCGACGCCTGCGTCCTCGCCGCCGCAGCCGAGCACTACGCCGCCCTTCTTGCGCCGCTCACGTATGACCGCATCGCCGCGATCCCGTACGCCGGCCTTCCGATCGGCGCCGCCGTCAGCCTGCGGTTGAACCGGCCGCTGATCTTCCCGCGCAAGGAGGTCAAGGCGTACGGCCGCGGCCGCGTGATCGAGGGCGCCTTCGCCGCGGGTGAGACCGCCGTCGTCGTGGACGACCTCGTCTCGAGCGGCCTCTCCAAGATCGAGGCGATCGCCCCGCTGGCCGAGGCCGGGCTGATCGTGCGCGACATCGTCGTCCTCATCGACCGCCGTGGCGCCGACGCCACCGACCTGGCGGCGGCCGGGTTCCGTCTGCACGCCGCGTTCACGCTGCCCGAGATCGCGGCCGCCCTCGCCGAGCACGGCCGGATCTCGCCCGAAGAACGCGCCGCCATCGACCGCTATCTGGCGGCCGATCGACCCGTCGCCTGA
- the pyrF gene encoding orotidine-5'-phosphate decarboxylase produces MKSHPSDMPAAAASTTAPPPPAFNKRLADAIDRDGSVLCVGLDPRLDRLEEPIADFCRRIVDATIDAAVAYKPNSAFFEQLGAAGWQALETVVRHIGGARIVILDAKRGDIGPTAVAYARAAFETIGADALTVNPYLGGDSVAPFLADAAHGAFVLCHTSNPGATDFQTLPVDGRPLYHHVAARVAADWNVADNAGLVVGATYPAALEAVREIAPRLPILVPGVGAQGGDVDAALAAGLDGGGRGLIVNSSREILYADDPGMPPAAPATR; encoded by the coding sequence ATGAAGTCTCACCCGTCGGACATGCCCGCCGCGGCCGCGTCGACGACCGCCCCGCCCCCGCCGGCGTTCAACAAGCGCCTCGCGGACGCGATCGACCGCGACGGCTCGGTGCTGTGCGTCGGCCTCGACCCGCGCCTCGACCGTCTCGAGGAGCCGATCGCCGACTTCTGCCGCCGCATCGTCGACGCGACGATCGACGCCGCGGTGGCGTACAAGCCGAACAGCGCGTTCTTCGAGCAGCTCGGCGCGGCCGGTTGGCAGGCGCTCGAGACCGTCGTCCGCCACATCGGCGGCGCGCGGATCGTGATCCTGGACGCCAAGCGGGGTGACATCGGTCCGACGGCGGTGGCCTATGCGCGCGCCGCGTTCGAGACGATCGGCGCCGACGCGCTCACCGTCAACCCCTACCTTGGGGGCGACAGCGTCGCACCGTTTCTGGCCGATGCCGCGCACGGCGCGTTCGTCCTCTGCCACACCTCCAACCCCGGCGCCACGGACTTCCAGACGCTGCCCGTGGATGGCCGCCCGCTCTACCACCACGTCGCGGCCCGTGTCGCCGCCGATTGGAACGTGGCCGACAACGCCGGCCTCGTCGTCGGCGCCACGTACCCGGCGGCGCTCGAAGCGGTGCGCGAGATCGCCCCGCGGCTGCCGATCCTCGTGCCCGGCGTCGGCGCACAGGGCGGCGATGTGGATGCGGCGCTGGCGGCGGGGCTCGACGGCGGCGGGCGCGGCCTGATCGTCAACAGCTCGCGCGAGATCCTGTACGCCGATGACCCCGGCATGCCGCCCGCCGCCCCCGCGACGCGCTGA